The window AGAGACCAACCATGAGCTCTGTgatcatttggcttggcagtgaTACTACCATCATTCCTTTACCTAATGCTCCTGCTTTCACTGGAAGTCAGTCCCAATCAGAAAGTGGTACAACGTCAATGAGTGGTGATGTCTTCACAGAGTTGAGTTGTCGTTGAGTTATAAATCATTTGATcatcaaaatattgttttcgaAAGCAAACTTCACAAAAAAACTTTCTTCAAGGAACCTTTCTTTGTATCTTGTggtgttaaaatatttttgttcttttggcaAATAGTAAATTAATGTACGGATTCTCATAAATTTANACGAGTTGTCCAAACCGCATGGATTCATTCACGTGGGACAAAGACGGTGAAGACAATGTTTCTTGTCTTGTAAGTACCTCAAACCACTCAACTTTTGGTAACCTCGAGCTTAGACCTCCTGTTAGATACCAAAGTCCAGATAGTATCGAGCCATGGAAAAACATGACTCTTTTCGAGCAACAATGGAATGCAATGGCTAACCGGACCCTGGAGGCTGCCGCGGAAGCTGAAACTTCCTCGGTACTTAAATACTATAGTGCCGAGAAAGCCGAGTTCACAGAGTTTCCAAATGTTTACATGCTGATGCAGNAGAGTTGAAATCATATGGGATGGACCTCTCCCTGGATATGTACAAGCCTGGGGACACAAAGTCTTCTACTcataaaaaatgagaaagtgaatacgaaataaaatttgttaattcGAACACAACAAAACAGATTACGAACATaacaataattcaaaataaatattacttcTACGTCCACTTCAAGTGAAGAGTCTTGGTCTTTGATTTGATACTTTCACGCTTCTTTCTTCAATAGTTAGGTATATTTAATTCTTATAAATAATGGATTCTAAGAACTTTGTACTACTCTTCTTACTTGGCCACCGTTGCCAGTTACGACCAAAGACTTATAAGATTTCTAATTTGCTACTtgactaataaataaaaacaaaaaagttacttaaaaaatcgctaaatttaatttgaaactcaatcataaattgtaaattttgcAATTGTTTTCCAAAGTTAGGTTTTCATTTGTGGGTTAAAAAAAGTCTTTGTGTTTGTAGTAAACATCCTCTCAATTCACCACAAGCTCCTACCTATACTATAACTGTCTTAAAcgtacaaatattttttttttcatatggcTCCATAACATATCATACTACTATATTGTTAGGTGTATTTTAGTTATAGCTCtacaaagaaaacacaaatacaTATACTAAAATTTGATCATGGAGAAAAAAATTGCGTTGGCAAAACCTACGCGTATCCGCGTGTTTCGTACTTTCCTCGTacactaattaataaaaattgaccAATACACATTTTATCAAGTCAACGTTTGCTCTATCACTGATCTATTAAAGTCTTAACAATAACGAAGTagttcaataaaataaaaaaatggggAATCAACCTGCTTTGATGTTCTTTCTtgcgtcttctcttcttcttgtccttCAAAAGCTCGAAGTTGTTAACGCCGTGGGATGTACTGGAAGCTTATTCAACAGTAACAGCAGCTACGCTCAGAATCGCCGCGATCTCTTCTCTACTCTTGCAAATAAAGTCGCCACCAACGGTGGATTCTACAACGCTTCACTCGGCAAAAGTCCCAACAGAGTTCACGCTGTTGGTCTATGCGGAAGAGGCTACGAGCAACAAGCATGTATCAGTTGTGTTGAAAGTGCCGTTCAGGTATACTTACGACAACGAGTTGTCCAAACCGCATGGATTCATTCACGTGGGACAAAGACGGTGAAGACAATGTTTCTTGTCTTGTAAGTACCTCAAACCACTCAACTTTTGGTAACCTCGAGCTTAGACCTCCTGTTAGATACCAAAGTCCAGATAGTATCGAGCCATGGAAAAACATGACTCTTTTCGAGCAACAATGGAATGCAATGGCTAACCGGACCCTGGAGGCTGCCGCGGAAGCTGAAACTTCCTCGGTACTTAAATACTATAGTGCCGAGAAAGCCGAGTTCACAGAGTTTCCAAATGTTTACATGCTGATGCAGTGCACACCCGACATAACTTCCCAAGATTGCAAGACATGTTTGGGACAATGCGTGACGCTTTTTAAAGAACAGGTTTGGGGAAGAAAAGGAGGTGAGGTTTATCGTCCAAGCTGTTTTTTCAGGTGGGATCTATATGCTTTCCATGGTGCTTTTGATAATGTAACAAGAGTTCCTGCGCCTCCTCGACCTCAGGCTCCGGAGAAGGAGAGCTCTATAACAGAAAAGAAAGGTACACCAAATGAGTTAGAGCATTGCCATAAAATTTGTAAGTATGATAAAGAGGTTCTCAGGCTAAAAGGGGTTAAATGATTTGCAGGAAGAAGCATTGGGTATCGTGTAATAATCGTAATATTTGTGCTTCTTACTTTCATTAATATTTTGGTGTTTATTGGATTCATCAAAGTCTATGCACGgaagaaaaaattatacaacATCATAACCAATGGTTAGTGTACCTTTAGTTTCTTGCTTCAGTCAAccttatgagttatgatctAGTAATTAAGggttatttgtttctttttttgttagttgGTAGTGCAGAGTACTCTGATTCTGATGGTCAGTTTGTGTTACGGTTTGATCTTGGTATGATCATTATGGCAACCAATGACTTCTCTTCTGATAATACGCTAGGCCAAGGTGGATTTGGTACTGTCTATAAGGTAGTAATTACATTTTCACAATAATGAGTTGTTGATTGATCTTGATCTCGGACTCGGATGACGGGATGAGTAACAAATCTTGAGAACCGGTTTCAGGGGACATTGTTAAACGGGCAAGAGATAGCGGTAAAGAGATTAACAAAAGGTTCAGGACAAGGAGATATAGAGTTTAAGAATGAAGTTTCATTACTGACAAGACTCCAACATAGGAATCTGGTTAAGCTTCTAGGGTTCTGTAACGAAGGAGATGAAGAGATTCTTGTCTACGAGTTTGTCCCCAACGCAAGTCTTGACCACTTTATCTTCGGTGAGCCTTCGAAAAACAGCTGCCAATTTGGATAGTTTTAGAACTTTTAAGCAAAATACAAATGTTTCTTTTCAGATGAAGAGAAGCGTTCACTTCTTACATGGGAGATGAGATGCAGAATTATAGAAGGCATTGCTCGAGGTCTTCTTTATCTTCATGAGGATTCTCAGCTAAAGATTATTCACAGAGACTTGAAGTTGAGTAACATCCTCTTAGACGCAGAGATGAACCCCAAAGTTGCAGATTTTGGGACAGCTAGGTTGTTCGATACAGATGAGACTCGAGCTGAAACTAAACGAATAGCTGGAACTCGGTAAGAAACATTTTTAAATGCTCTGTTTTTAAAACAGAGTCTTGCAGGCATTTAAACAATTATGAACTAATGTTATTGTTTGCATATATGCAGCGGATATATGGCTCCTGAGTACCTGAATCATGGGCAAATGTCAGCTAAATCTGACGTTTATAGCTTTGGTGTCATGCTTCTAGAGATGATAAGTGGTGAAAGAAACAAGAGCTTTGAAGGAGAAGGACTTGCTGCTTTTGTAAGCTTCTTCACATATCAGTGGTTGATCCATTTTGTTCTTACTCTTCAAACCACTTATGTACAAAATGTAATAatacatattttctttcttggtgCAGGCATGGAAGAGATGGGTTGAAGGAAAGCCTGAGATTATAATTGATCCTTTCTTGATAGAGCATCCAAGAAACGAGATCATCAAGTTGATCCAGATTGGTTTGTTGTGTGTTCAAGAGAATGCAGCAAAGAGACCAACCATGAGCTCTGTGATAATTTGGCTTGGCAGTGAAACTATCATCATTCCATTACCTAATGCTCCTATTTTCACTAGAAGTCATTCCCAATCTGAAAATGGTACAATGTCAATGAGCAGCGATGTCTTCACAGAGTTGAGTTGTCGTTGAGGTTTAAATCAgattatcagattttttttttcgaaagcAAACTATACATTGTATCTTGTGGTCCTGGTCATTAGCATGATCAAGAAACCTTTCATTTTATCTTGTGGTCTTTAGATATTTTCCTAAGTTTCATCTCAAAGCATAAATAGTAAATTACTGTATGTAATCTTCATTTCCTAAGCTTCATCACAAAGCATACTTTTTTTAGGTCAACAAAATATTTCATGGTTTTAGAACAAAtaatgaatggaaaaaaaaatttatggacATCAAAACAAACATGACCCAAAACCTATAAATATTGGAGTGTTGTTAAAGACACCACTTCGGAAACTATGATTAAGTGAAAAGTTGATTACttggattatttttttccacCAACTCTTTCCGATGACACCAAAGACGGATCCACGTAAAAGGAAGCGGAGTCACGCACAAACTTGTTTTATGTGATTTAAATGTGCTATGTCACTAGACTAAGCTAAATTGGTTAAAGTTTGTAATTGCCCCCAATAGAGAATCGAGGATAtgcaatatttttcttattagtCGTGGTCCTCACAAGGAAAGACTTTATGTTCTATGAAGGTATCTATGCATCCACATGagcaaaaataaagatttttttttttttttttgacaacagacAATAAGATTGGTTCAAACGAGCCAATGCGAAGGgacattgtttacataggtaactaaGTGCGGAATAGAGCGAACACGACGCGCTAGtttatccgctttaccatttTGAAAGCGAGGAAGGTGGAGTAACGAAAAGAACAGCAAAAATAAAGACTTCTATATCTCAATGTAAAAGGATGCCGTATGCGTGCGATAAGGGTTGCCTAGTCAAATAGAAAGTAAACCATACGCAGAAGCACAATTTAAGGTTTGGACATTTAACAAGAGTGCTCAAGTAGATAGCATTTGATCTTAGTTTTTAATACCTGTTTGGTCCTTCTCGCGTTTATtataagttttcctttttttcatttctttatagGGATTATTGTGAAAATAGGAATTTGTTTggcaaaatctttaaaaaataggcATTTCTTTCCATGCTTTCatttttaggcttttttttAACATACAAAGACAAAACTATCATTCTCTCTGTCTCctctttgctttcttctcttccgaCCAAAACCAGGAAACGTCTCCGGCACTACCATTGCCATGCTCCGATAAACtcaatgattttaattaatttcgtttgaattaaaataactaaaccCTAAGAAGATAATGTTTAGTGAACCTATAATAAACTTAGTCGAATCAAACAAATTTCAGATCTAAACTAAATTTGGAAATTACATATTTGCAAATTGACAAATTTTGGAGAAATCGTGAAAGGAACTGTCGGCAATCGGTCCATACGAGGCTATGAAAGCGTTTAAGGACAAGCGACCATCTCGCCGTTCATTAAGGCGAAACTCACCGTCGTCATTGCCGCTGTTCATTAGGACGGAGCTCACCGTTTGTCGTTGCTGCCGTTCATTAAGGCGGAGCTCAGCATCGTTGTTGCCGCCGTTCATAAAGGCGGAGTTCATCACTGTCGTTGCCGCTGTTCATTAGGACGGAGCTCACCATCGTCGTTGGCGCCGTTCATAAGTGGAAACTCGAGATTTAATCGTTATTAATCTTGTATTTCTCACCACCGCGCAACCATCTTCATCACTggatctcatcatcatctcatttACAATATTGTCTTCTTCGTCTCATCTCTTCCGtcaaagaggaaaaaaaatgtctCAATTATTCATCAATTAAAAGAAGGATAAATATGTCATTCTATAGCCAAATAAATGCTTAAATCCATAAGCACGGACAGAAAGTCCCAACTGAACAATacttctggaaaaaaaaaaaaaatgcttatcTCATAATTAACTCTTTCTATgactttttctctatttatataaCCATTTTACAAATACCTTTATTATGATCGAATGGGATGCATGTAGCTTAGGCTCGATTGATTGATTATCATGTATAATAGGATAATAACAATTACATCTGAATGTGATGAAATAGAcagcaaaaatattatatatagaggCTTTATGTGAGTCTTCAGTTAACTTCATCGGATGTCCTTGTTGAGCTACACGTAAAACCTGACTTCATTGGCTATCCTTGTTGGCTCTATGTGCTTTCTTCAAACTTCATAACAGCAACTGTTGTTGGCTTCTTTCGAAATAACCAATTAATACGGCATtttctcaatgtttttttggGGCCAAAACTTCTTAATACGTTAACGTCTCACAAAACCAATACGTGGTCATTTCATTTGCTTGTGCTTTAGCATCATTTGAGATGTCAAAGCCGGCATGCTCTGGCTATATAAATATAACGAGCTTAAAAATCATAACGAAGTAGTACAtgaattagaaagaaagaaaagaaaaaaaaagttgttaccATTAACAAACTAAAATGGGGAAATGCCCTGCTTTGATGATATACCTCTcgtcttttattctttttgtccTTCAAACACTCCATGGTGTTAACTCCGTAGAGTGTTTCGGAAGCTCATACAACCGTAACAGCAGCTACCCTAAGAACCGCGAGAAACTCTTCTCTGATCTTGCTGATAAAGTCGTTGCTAACCGCGGATTCTACAACGCTTCATTCGGCCAATACCCCGACAGAGTTTATGCTCTTGCCATCTGTGCAAGAGGCTACGACCAAGAAGCTTGTTTCAGTTGCGTCCAATCATTGTCTCAGGATACACAAAAAGAATGCCAAAGCCGCAAGGATTCGTTCATGTGGGGTGGCGAGAAAGTTGTTTCTTGTCTTGTTCGTTCCTCAAACCACTCAACTTTTAGGAGCCTCAAGCTCAGTCCTCCTTTTGTATCGCCAAGTCAAGATATCATCGAGCCATCTAAAACGATGACACTTTTCGTACCACAGTGGGAAGCTATGGTTAATCGGACCCTCAAGGCTGCCACGAAGGCTAAAACTTCCTCGGTACTTAAGTACTATAGTGCCGGAAAAGCCGGGTTCACGGATTTTCAAGATGTTTACATGCTGATGCAATGCACACCCGACATAACTTCTGAAGATTGCAGTACATGTTTGGAAGGTTGCGtgatatattttagaaaacagTATCTAGGAAGAGAAGGAGGCATGGCTAGTTTTCCAAGCTGTTTTTTCAGGTGGGATTTATATCCTTTCCATGGTGCTTTTGATGATGTAACAAGAGTTCCTGCGCCTCCTCCTGGACCTCATGTTCAGGAAAAGGAGAGCTCTAAAACAGACAAGAAAGgtaaaacaaaatgaattaGAGTATTGCCTCATAACTTGTAAAGAGGTTCTTAGACTAGAAAaagttttgaacaaaaaaaaaaaaaaaaaNNNNNNNNNNNNNNNNNNNNNNNNNNNNNNNNNNNNNNNNNNNNNNNNNNNNNNNNNNNNNNNNNNNNNNNNNNNNNNNNNNNNNNNNNNNNNNNNNNNNNNNNNNNNNNNNNNNNNNNNNNNNNNNNNNNNNNNNNNNNNNNNNNNNNNNNNNNNNNNNNNNNNNNNNNNNNNNNNNNNNNNNNNNNNNNNNNNNNNNNNNNNNNNNNNNNNNNNNNNNNNNNNNNNNNNNNNNNNNNNNNNNNNNNNNNNNNNNNNNNNNNNNNNNNNNNNNNNNNNNNNNNNNNNNNNNNNNNNNNNNNNNNNNNNNNNNNNNNNNNNNNNNNNNNNNNNNNNNNNNNNNNNNNNNNNNNNNNNNNNNNNNNNNNNNNNNNNNNNNNNNNNNNNNNNNNNNNNNNNNNNNNNNNNNNNNNNNNNNNNNNNNNNNNNNNNNNNNNNNNNNNNNNNNNNNNNNNNNNNNNNNNNNNNNNNNNNNNNNNNNNNNNNNNNNNNNNNNNNNNNNNNNNNNNNNNNNNNNNNNNNNNNNNNNNNNNNNNNNNNNNNNNNNNNNNNNNNNNNNNNNNNNNNNNNNNNNNNtttttttttttttttttttttttttttttttttttttttttttttttttttttttttttttttttttcttttttagttggTGGTGCGGAGTACTCTGATTCTGATGGTCAATTCATGTTACGGTTTGATCTTGGTATGATTATAATAGCAACCGATGACTTCGCTTCTGAAAATACGCTTGGCCAAGGTGGATTTGGTACGGTCTATAAGGTAATAATAACATTTTCCCTAGTTCTTGATCAACTTTAAGTCACTTATGGGTAACTTAAAAGTATCTTGAGAATTGGTTTCAGGGGACATTTCCAAACGGGAAAGAGGTAGCCGTGAAGAGATTAACAAAAGGTTCAGTACAAGGAGATATGGAGTTTAAGAATGAGGTTTCACTCTTGACAAGACTCCAACATAGGAATCTGGTTAAGCTTCTTGGGTTCTGTAAGAGATTCTTGTCTACGAGTTTGTCCCTAACGCAAGTCTTGATAACTTTATCTTCGGTGAGCTTTCAAAAGACAATGGCATTTATTGTAGTTCTAGATACTTTTAGCATAACATTGTTTCTTTAAACTCTACAGATGAAGAATAGCGTTCGCTTCTTACATGGGAGGTAAGGTTCAAAATTATAGAAGGCATTGCTCGAGGTCTTCTTTATCTTCATGAAGATTCTCATCTGAAGATCATTCACAGAGACTTGAAGTTGAGCAACATACTTTTAGACGCTGAGATGAACCCTAAAGTTGCAGATTTTGGAACAGCGAGGTTGTTTGACACTGACGAGACTCGAGCTGAAACTAAACGAATAGCTGGAACCCGGTAAGACATATATCAATCAAATTTGTAGACATATTTAAATGCTCAATGCTCTGTTTTTAAAACAGAGtcttgtaaacatatttaaatgcTCTGTTCTTAAAACAGAGTCTTGCAGACGTATAAACGTTATTGGTTGCATATGCAGTGGCTATATGGCTCCCGAATATCTGAATCGCGGAGAAATCTCAGCTAAATCTGATGTTTATAGCTTCGGTGTCATGCTTTTAGAAATGATAAGTGGTGAAAAAAACAAGAGCTACGAAGGAGAAGGACTTGCTGCTTTTGTAAGCTTACTTCACATATCAGTCTTATTTGGTCCATTTGTTTTCAATCTTCAAACCTCTTGTGTACAAGAAGTAACAACATATATTCTCGTTAGTGCAGACATGGAAGAGATGGGTTGAAGGAAAGCCTGAGATTATAATTGATCCTCTCTTGATAGAGCATCCGAGAAACGAGATCATCAAGTTGATCAAGATTGGTTTGTTGTGTGTTCAAGAGAATGCAGCAAAGAGACCAACCATGAGTTCTGTGATAATTTGGCTTGGAAGTGAGCCCATACTTATTCCTTTACCTAATGCTCCTGCTTTCACTGGAAGTCAATCCCCATCTGAAAGTGGTACAACAATGTCAATGAGAGGCGATGTCTTCACGGAGTTGACTTGTCGTTGAGATAATCACTATGCATTTTATCTTGTGGTCTTgagatatttttccttttggtaaatagaaaatttatgaATGAATTATGTTTATAACTTCAGCTCAAAGCATATTGTATAAACGAAAGCAGTAACAATCGAAGCAATCGAAGAAGTCTTGGCCATAAAACCGGAAAATAATGACTctgttattattttgttaaccgGAAATAGATGGTTACCAATTGAAATATTTCTTCGAggtatttatattaacattttcgaagtacattttggtttagcCCTTGaagtttatcttatttaatttgtttttttgcaacattaacccctacaacttttcttaaaataacatttctacttaattaatctctaaaaatttttctaaaataacttTTCTACTTAACTCAATTTATGGAACTATATTAATCGATCAAATTTATTTACGCTTATTGCCATACACAGCATGACACCATCATTTAAGAGATCGAGAATAAATgctcaaaacttattttaatacatGGTAAATCgagagaagaaataaaagattACATTATCAATTATACTTATGACGAAGATAACGTTCATAAACACGATAacccaaattaagaaaatcaaattttagcaaatatataactttgtaagcaagaaatacatttatttctatatatatctccTTTAGAAACTGAGTATTATTCTGCAATATTCTTACCAACTCAAATAGGCATACAGAAAAATCTCGTGTTTATTGCTAAGGATCGTTTGACTCCTTGCTGAGCAAGGATTTATTCAAGTATCAGTGATTCTGAATCTTCATCTCTTGAACCAACCTTGATGTAGAggtcttacttttttttttaacagggGGACTGTCCGCTTTTTCCCGCTAGGACCTTCATCATGTGATGTAGAAGTGAGATT is drawn from Camelina sativa cultivar DH55 chromosome 8, Cs, whole genome shotgun sequence and contains these coding sequences:
- the LOC104707601 gene encoding LOW QUALITY PROTEIN: putative cysteine-rich receptor-like protein kinase 39 (The sequence of the model RefSeq protein was modified relative to this genomic sequence to represent the inferred CDS: deleted 2 bases in 1 codon) is translated as MGNQPALMFFLASSLLLVLQKLEVVNAVGCTGSLFNSNSSYAQNRRDLFSTLANKVATNGGFYNASLGKSPNRVHAVGLCGRGYEQQACISCVESAVQILTTTSCPNRMDSFTWDKDGEDNVSCLVSTSNHSTFGNLELRPPVRYQSPDSIEPWKNMTLFEQQWNAMANRTLEAAAEAETSSVLKYYSAEKAEFTEFPNVYMLMQCTPDITSQDCKTCLGQCVTLFKEQVWGRKGGEVYRPSCFFRWDLYAFHGAFDNVTRVPAPPRPQAPEKESSITEKKGRSIGYRVIIVIFVLLTFINILVFIGFIKVYARKKKLYNIITNVGSAEYSDSDGQFVLRFDLGMIIMATNDFSSDNTLGQGGFGTVYKGTLLNGQEIAVKRLTKGSGQGDIEFKNEVSLLTRLQHRNLVKLLGFCNEGDEEILVYEFVPNASLDHFIFDEEKRSLLTWEMRCRIIEGIARGLLYLHEDSQLKIIHRDLKLSNILLDAEMNPKVADFGTARLFDTDETRAETKRIAGTRGYMAPEYLNHGQMSAKSDVYSFGVMLLEMISGERNKSFEGEGLAAFAWKRWVEGKPEIIIDPFLIEHPRNEIIKLIQIGLLCVQENAAKRPTMSSVIIWLGSETIIIPLPNAPIFTRSHSQSENGTMSMSSDVFTELSCR